A region of the Colias croceus chromosome 28, ilColCroc2.1 genome:
TGTTCTAATGTAAAGTCAGTGTAATTAATTTGTCTGCATGATGTTTTGCATCTTTACTTCTAAAAATTAGTGTAAACTTTTTCAGAAAAAATTTCTTTGGCTATGTGTATTTCTTTAAttgataacaaaaaaatatgtaccctaacctaacctaacttcttttttctatttaataaatgttgcaTTTACGTTTGTACCTAGAGTAAGTTCTTCTTGTTAAATTTCTTACTAATTGTTCTACTATGTTACTTACatcaaattatgaaaaaatagctATCAAAATGAGGAATTACTTAgtgacatattttttactgtAGCAGCAACAGAAATGCATAAGCTCTGAAATTTTCTAAGGTCAAACTATCATGGTTCGTGAGATACAGCaggtgacagacggacagacagacagccgTTATGAGTTCAGTATATAATCATCTAAATACAGTGGAATTGACTGGAGCTGTTTTTAGTCAATTTGGTAAaaagtaaatactaaatacgtattaatttcaatattaaaatatcacgaaataagttaaaaattaGTAGGAGATAGGGGTCGTGATCtgtgtaatttattgtattattatttgtgtatcAACCGTATGAGTTCATTAGACTACAATCATGTTacataaaagtttaaatattagatagtgtagtgaaataaaacatcaattcaaaaataactccatttatgaatataaaaaataacaaaggtcCAAGAATAGACCCTTGTGGTATCACCACGAATTTATAAGCTAAAAGATACATTTCATGGGTCTTAGAAAAACGATTGATCTAATAGATCTCattatagatttaatataaatcttaaatacattaaatacttattttacttaatacttattatattaataaaatatgcaatgagaaaatatattttttataaaaacaataatttacatgTTTGAGGTatcttacaataatataacattcCCTCTAAAGGACGCGTTACAAACgcacttaaatatttacaaatccAGGTTTACAGGCCCGTTTCTGAACTGAGAATTGATTTGATACAGCTTATGtcacataatataagaatttGAGCAGCATTACAGATTAGTTGAAGAccaaataaatctaaataacaaggtTTTGTTTTAAGACATTCTTAACATCATGCTCAATTCGGAAACCCTTACTTGTTTATCTTCCCTTAATAGCTTCCCCTACTGTATCTATGAATTTTATCCTTCTTGGCAAGTTCCGTAAGACTGTCTACCTTATCCCAGGGTACAAAGAGTTCCAGACCATCAAATGTAGGCTTGGACTGTATATCTTTCCTCACACAATCAACATTGCACATATAGTCACAAGATTGCTTTTCTGGATTGAAGAAAAGGCCTGTAGAACAGATACCAAGCACTGCTTTGCCACCCTTGCATCTCCAGAATTTGTCGCAGTCGGTTTCGTGCCTCCAGAACGGTACGTGGCAATCTTCTTGGCACTTTTGGTCTTGGTTCTCTGGGTTCTGTCCACCGTCACCGCCATCGCCCccaccaccaccaccaccGCCATTACCACCATCTCCACCGTTTCCTCCGTCTCCTCCGTTTCCACCATCTCCCCCGTTTCCTCCGTCTCCTCCGTTTCCTCCGTCTCCTCCATCTCCCCCGTTGCCACCATCACCACCGTTTCCACCATCACCACCGTTTCCTCCGTCTCCTCCGTTTCCTCCGTCTACTCCGTTTCCGCCATCTCCTCCGTTTCCACCATCACCACCGTTTCCACCATCTCCTCCGTTTCCTCCATCTCCACCATTACCTCCATCACCACCATCTCCTCCGTTTCCTCCGTCTCCTCCGTTTCCACCATCTCCTCCGTTTCCACCATCACCACCGTTTCCTCCGTCTCCTCCGTTTCCGCCATCTCCTCCGTTTCCACCATCTCCTCCGTTTCCTCCGTCGCCTCCGTTTCCACCATCACCACCGTTTCCTCCGTCTCCTCCGTTTCCTCCGTCTCCTCCGTTTCCGCCATCTCCTCCGTTTCCACCATCACCACCGTTTCCTCCGTCTCCTCCGTTTCCACCATCACCACCGTTTCCTCCGTCTCCTCCGTTTCCTCCGTCTCCACCATTTCCTCCGTCTCCTCCGTTTCCTCCGTCTCCTCCGTTTCCGCCATCTCCTCCGTTTCCGTCTCCTCCGTTTCCACCATCACCACCGTTTCCACCACCTCCTCCGTTTCCTCCATCTCCACCATTGCCTCCATCACCACCATCTCCTCCGTTTCCTCCGTCTCCTCCGTTTCCTCCGTCTCCTCCGTTTCCTCCGTCTCCTCCGTTTCCACCATCTCCTCCGTTGCCACCATCACCACCGTTTCCTCCATCTCCTCCGTTGCCACCATCTCCCCCGTTTCCTCCGTCTCCTCCGTCTCCTCCGTTTCCTCCATCTCCTCCATCTCCTCCGTTGCCACCATCACCACCGTTTCCTCCATCTCCTCCGTTGCCACCATCTCCCCCGTTTCCTCCATCTCCTCCGTTTCCTCCATCTCCTCCATCTCCTCCGTTGCCACCATCACCACCGTTTCCTCCATCTCCTCCGTTGCCACCATCACCACCGTTTCCACCATCTCCTCCGTTTCCTCCGTCTCCTCCGTTTCCACCATCTCCCCCGTTTCCTCCGTCTCCTCCGTTTCCTCCATCTCCACCATTGCCTCCATCACCACCATCTCCTCCATCTCCTCCGTTGCCACCATCACCACCGTTTCCTCCATCTCCTCCGTTGCCACCATCTCCCCCGTTTCCTCCATCTCCTCCGTTTCCTCCATCTCCTCCGTTGCCACCATCACCACCGTTTCCACCATCTCCTCCGTTTCCTCCGTCTCCTCCGTTTCCACCATCTCCTCCGTTTCCTCCGTCTCCTCCGTTTCCACCATCTCCTCCATCTCCTCCGTTGCCACCATCACCACCGTTTCCTCCATCTCCTCCGTTGCCACCATCACCACCGTTTCCACCATCTCCTCCGTTTCCTCCGTCTCCTCCGTTTCCTCCATCTCCTCCGTTTCCACCATCACCACCGTTTCCACCATCTCCTCCGTTTCCTCCATCTCCACCATTGCCTCCATCACCACCGTTTCCACCATCTCCTCCGTTTCCTCCGTCTCCTCCGTTTCCTCCATCTCCTCCGTTTCCACCATCACCACCGTTTCCTCCATCTCCTCCGTTTCAACCATCACCACCGTTGCCACCATCACCACCGTTTCCTCCATCTCCTCCGTTTCCTCCGTCTCCTCCGTTTCCTCCATCTCCTCCGTTTCCACCATCACCACCGTTGCCACCATCACCACCGTTTCCTCCATCTCCTCCGTTGCCACCATCTCCCCCATTTCCTCCATCTCCTCCGTTGCCACCATCACCTCCGTTTCCACCATCTCCCCCGTTTCCTCCATTTCCTCCGTTTCCTCCATCTCCTCCATCTCCTCCGTTGCCACCATCACCACCGTTTCCTCCATCTCCTCCGTTTCCACCATCTCCTCCGTTTCCTCCGTCTCCTCCGTTTCCACCATCTCCCCCGTTTCCTCCGTCTCCTCCGTTTCCTCCGTCTCCTCCATTTCCTCCGTCTCCCCCGTTTCCTCCATCTCCTCCGTTTCCACCGTCTCCTCCATTTCCTCCATCTCCTCCGTTTCCTCCGTTTCCTCCATCTCCACCATTGCCACCGTCTCCTCCGTTTCCTCCATCTCCTCCGTTTCCACCATTGCCTCCATCGCCACCATTTCCGGCATCGTTCACATTATCGTTACCATTGTTATTACAGTTATTGTTACCATTGTTATTACAGTTATTGTTACCATTGTTATTACAGTTATTGTTACCATTGTTATTACAGTTATTGTTACCATTGTTATTACAGTTATTGTTTCCATTGTTATTACAGTTATTGTTTCCTGAATCTGCCGCACCAGGATTGCATTGAGTAGCGTCGCATCgctgaaaataaagaaaaattgtaataattaaattgtcaTTGATAATATGCAGTGTTTCTTTCCTTATCCCATTTATTTCTAGTAAAAAAAAGTAGAAATACGGTCTAGATTCAGATACTAATTCTACCTACTTGTCAAAAAATAATCGACAGGTGAAAAAATTGCACAAATTTTGTTAGTAAACTAAGAAAGAAAGACACATCAACTAACCTACTTATTATATCAGTCATAGCagtaatatcataatatgtatattatgtaacaatctcaataattatttttaaaagaaaaatctatTAATATGACCATTCATCAATTTTCTAAAACGAATTATGATAAGCATAGACAATAAAAGCAATATAAAGGGATTTAACGAAAGCTTTTGACTGTGTGATTCATAATGTATTACGAAATTAACTAGGAAGATAtggaattttgaatttgattcAATTGTATATACTGATCGTAAGCAATATACACAATTATAGCGGATTTGTCAAAGTcgtgaataaatatataaatcgaAACGACATTGTTACATATGGTATACGGCAAGCCAGTGTACTTGgaccaattttatttaatatttacataaataatttccctaaaaccattaaaaataacatgaatacaaaatatctCGATACGACTTGCAAAAAAAGATCTAAGCTTAGTTAATAGATTTTGTTTCACGAATCGTAGATGATATttagttaatataaatatttgttcgAAACTTCCGTAGCATAGTTTTCTTTAAGTAAAACATGAATTGAACCGTTTATTATAGCCAAAATTAGTTCAGAAATAAGACTGCTAGTAATTATCTCTCAAGTTTTATTCTATTGTTTTCAACTAATTTCAAAATTGATTCATATTTTAGTTACCTGGCTTTCAAAGTTGAAGAACGTAGTAGGAGCGCATGGCATTTCTACTTTCCTTCCGTGGACACACTGGTAGAACTTTGTGCAATCAGGATGAGGTAAGAGCTGTTCAATTCTCCAATCAACAGGGCATCCGTTCGCGAGTAACTCAACACCATTGGTGTGTGTACTGCCTCCATTACCGCCGTTCCCACCGTTTCCACCGTTTCCCCCGTTTCCGCCATTACTGAGGCCCCCAGAACCACCAATACCGGCTATACCAGCACCGATACCAAAGCCATCTTGCCCATCCTGACCATCTTCTCCATCTTGACCTAATCTGGGATCGCACCCAGCTTTGCCTGGATCTTCACAGTTctgtaaaagtaattttaaatgctTATTGGCAAAAATGATTGtcataatgttatattagGGTTTACAaagtatatttgaaaaaaatattacttatgttTTGATAAAGTGTCGTTTTTTACTAATAGGTGTagagtattttattgtattttcgtAGAAATCAaagataagttttatttttatacatgagAGTAATTTAATAcgattaattaggtatataactttattattatgtcataaGATTTTGCCACTAAATATTGtatgtgcaaatattaattaattgtaataaaacaacttttgacgaaattaattattattagatattcaTATAGCTTAAATTGTAtgctatttatttgtttgtttgcaatAGGTTAACAACTTATAAACTTTTGAAAAGATTCAAAGACGTTTGCTCTAGCAGAAACGAAGCGAATACATAGTACTAATGTtgtaagtttgtatgtttgattATTTGTTACACCTTCATTCAAAAACGGCTCGatcgatttttatgaaatttggcacacactTAAGAGGGTAACGTggataataaataagataCTTTTCAAAAAGAGCGTGGAAACGAAATGCTGAGcgcacgtgtcagaagtgaaacttctttggcaagatggAAAGATAGCAAAATCGTCGTCCTACTCCATGACGTAacagtattaccatgacgcgaccttgaaatttttctTGATGATGAAGatgttttactttaaaaataaatcctacCTGTGTCACAGCATTGAAGTGTTTGCCAGCTTCACAATTGATAAGAACTCTATTCCCTTGCACACAATTGTAGTATTTTCCACAGTCATTTTCATGTGGTAGCCGAAGGACACCAAAGAAATGAGTGGGACATCCCAACGTAGCTGTACTGCGAACCGAATTGACGCAGTTTACTAGATGGGGTTGGTCGCAAGTCTGGAATTAAATGAGTcaaaaataagattaaaaaaataaatcatttaattagataatcaatacaaaaaataattatgtgaaattgaattgtaatattgacatgattttaaaagagcaactatgccttccgaatcggtggtaaatgttaaaaatgttatgacgattcaaaagagcttttaaaagaagtctaattggataaataaatgtttgagtttgtaaACCtaaacatagaaaaaaaactataacacgaaattaagcaaaaaaattaatagctATATAAAAACCTAAACTACCTAAACGGCGAGGCCCTCAGCATATTATATCATGACAATAGTAGTACTTATGGTAGGTACTgtattatcttaattttattgttttactaGCCATCCGCCCCgtcttcgcccgtggtacatacctatttacgttttctctacataaaaaaccatcctcgcacttcaaggaataaaataaaaaaatgtattatcgAACttggtccacccgttcacgcgtgatgaagagtttgtttgtttgtacgcactaatctcaggaactactggtcagattagaaaaattctttcgttgttagatagcccatttatcaaggaaggctatataacaacacgctacgaccaacaggagcggagcaatgcgggtgaaaccgtagAGCGCAACTAGTTTTATCTGTGGCATATGACGGCgtattttaccaaatttcaagactcTGCGTACACgggaagtaccctgtaggttttgattacCTTACGCTAAAAACACGCACTTGATAAATGCTAACAAATCCATACATTTTGATTGTATCACTATTCGTTTTGcgaaacattattataatccatttatcaataaatcctaaagatttaaaattaattatcgaCGGATTATAAATGTGAATCAGTCACTTTTTTGAtagtgattttaaaattgtttttttaataaaatttaccgGTATGACATTCTTTATCCTACTGCTTGTTTCTTTAATTATggtaaactagctttccactcgCAGCTTCCCTGcgctgtcaaagaaaaacccgcatagttcccgttcccgtgggatttccgggataaaacctatcctatttcccggggtaaaaagtagcatattatgtcctttctcgggtatcaaaatagcaaataccaaatttcatgcaaattggttcagtagataaggcgtgattgagtaacagccaggcagacagagttactttctaatttataatattaatggaTTACTAGCTGATCCAACAAACTTTATAATTACATCCTATCCATTCAATCCATTACCAAGTGGTATAAATTTACCTTcatgtttgatttttaaactcaaactcaaacatttatttattcaattagacttcttctagaagcacttttgaaacctcattaggtacatatttttaacatttaccacttCATTAGGTCACGtcattaggtacatatttttaacattttagatctatagaacaacaaaaattttataaaaatcgatGTAGCAGTTGTAAAGGAGTTTAGTTACATATGctgtaatattacaattttattcatgtttatgttactttaaaataactataaagcATAGATAACCAAGCTTTATCcttgtaattataaaaatacatgcGGAAGGAATTATCAAAATTGCTGATAagagtaagtaggtacctaccgtTCAATGTTAATCTgcaatatcactacatagtataaaacaaagtcgctttctctgtccctatgtccctttgtatgcttaaatctttaatactacgcaacggattttgatgcggtttttttaatagatagagtgattcaagagagttttagtatataatttattaggttttagacaaagcgggcgaagccgcgggcggtaagccagtttctataaaaaaaaaacactgaaTTTTTCTACTACGAGTACGAGTATCATTGTTAAAAGTTGCACATACTTGTGACGAATTCACTGTCTTAATTTACATGGCTCAAACGAAccactaaataattatttgttaaaacgAGTCAAATTCACAAAaccgataattattataaaaaacttacCTGTTTCTCAAAAGAAAACAACGTGTTCACAGGACAGTCGTACGCTTGATTATGCTTCCTTCCTCGCACACATGAATAGAACTTGGAGCAGTCATATTCATGAGGTAGGAGGTATTGCTTGCCATCCGTAGGGCATTCTACACTCGGGTGAGCGTAGGCGAGCCCTACGATGCCCAGTAACAAGAGCTttactgaaaaataattaatatagttaaaaaagAGCGTTTGTGCCGAGTACATGTGtgagaagtgaaacttctttggcgagaTTCAAAGttgtcgccttactccatatAGTGTGTGAAGTCTCCATATaatggggtaaggggcagatgcattatataGGTATCTGTTTTACTGATCGAtattctttagggacaagcaGGCCTTCTTCTCCACGGGCCTTCTTCTCCACGGGGAATCGAActcaggacccctcggtgctacgctcaaccgctgtaccaaggaggcggtcaaccgttgccttactccatgacgtgacggtattgccatgacattgaaatgttactctcaacgcgcctaaagaagtttcacttcaataaatatttcaggaaaattttcacacacggcacgatctgatcccatacttgCTTGTATTAAGGAAACcaaatggctgataaacatacatatataatttttttaataatatatttatatatgtaaataacaCTTAGACAGAGCAGACAGGAGGTAAGTAGAAAAAGTAGTTTGTAATGTAGAGCCATGTAGAGTTGAAATTTAGAATTGTTAGCAGTTTAAAAGATACTACGacttgattataatattatgtacctacttgaaatctatatttttaatattataaagctgatgagtatgtatgtttgtttgtttgaacgcgctaatctcaggaactactttcggtgaaaaattctttcggtgttagatagcccattcaccGAGGACCAACAGAAACGgtgccacgcgggtgaaaccatGGAGCCTTtggttaaatataaaatttggttaaatataagtatatagtaGATAATTACGTACGCAGATTGTTGGCGGCGAACCTCAACTCAAGGCCagactgaaaatcagcgctgtAGTACTCTCGAGTCAAACAGCATAGCTGAGTCTAGGCCTTTTGCCACAAAAAcacgtttttataattttcttgttttttttttattctattttatttcaattttgttattaGGTTAAGTAGATTTTAAGTTTCTTTGTATCCAAATTATTGTAGcaataaatacattcatttcattttcatttcaaaatataaaattattacattaatgtatttatgtggtaaaataaatgtttatttcatatataatTCTTTCATTTCTTTTCCTGTAAAACGTCCTTGAAATGAATTGAAATAGGTTTACAGGAAGTCAATTGATTTCCAATTTCAGATAATTAATAgcaaataattatctattaattgACTGTGATAGAATTGATAAATGTAATCTTAATCTCTAACACGGCTAGGCAAGTGCGATACGTAAAAAcccatttaattaataattcgtacaattaattacaaaaacacacaatattttaaagtggTAAAAGTATATCTGTAAATCGTTTGCGTTAAAATGCTTGCTATacacacatatatatatatatatatatatatatatatatatatatatatatattttggcGTATCACAAATTCATGTAACGGGACTAGGTCTATCCCTAGTACTATCGGTTGTGAAAGTAATTGTAAGAAAATCgcaaataactttaaaatgcATTTTCATGTTGACTCATTAGCGGTGAACAATTTATAttctgaaattaatttttgtaaacagGTAGATTTTGTAATTAAGGATGTTGATGTAGTAAGGTCATTTAGAAGTGTTAAGAGAGGTAAATCCTCTGGCCATGATAAGTTAAATATTGAACATTTAATGTATGCAGGACCCTCTCTGATCACAGTATTAACtactttgtttaattattttataaaacataacgTATTGCCATTGGAATTTATGAGGACAACAGTTGTccctataataaaaaacaaaatgggTGATCATTCagatgttaataattatagaccAGTATCTTTAGCAACTGTATTCTCAAAAGTATTTGAACAGATTTTGCTACCATCTTTACAGGATAAAATACAACTTAATGATAGACAGTTTGGATTTAGGCCTAATGTTTCTACTGATTTggctatattttctttaaaaaattgtattgctTATTACACAGAAAGAAGAACATCAGTTTATGCATGCTTTCTCGATTTAAGTAAAGCGTTTGACCGTGTGGTGTATGATAAATTATGGGGCAAGTTGCAAAGGTCTGGTGTGTCAGATAGCATTATTCGCATTTTGAGGTTTTGGTATCAAAATCAACAGAATGTAGTAAAATGGCAAAATTCACTCTCAGATACCTACGTTCTAAATTGTGGAGTAAGACAGGGTGGTTTAACCTCTCCCTTGttgtttaatttgtatattaatgaCCTGATTGAGGAACTGAGTGCGACTCATGTCGGATGTCATATTGGAggatttaacattaataatcTGAGCTATGCAGATGACATGGTTCTCCTCAGTCCCTCAATCAGAGGACTCAGAGTGTTGGTGGGAATCTGTCAGAAATATGCAAGTGAACATGGGTTactttataatgaaaaaaaaaagcaatgttTTGGTGTTTCGGTCGGGGCGGGGTCCTGACAGCGTCCCTCCGATATATCTTAATGAAACAGAGTTGGTTAatgtaagtaaatttaaatatttgggaCATTTCGTTACCAGCACTCTGAGTGATGACGAGGATATAGAGAGGGAGAGAAGAAATCTATCAGTTAGGGCAAACATGATAATaagaagatttaaaaaatgtagtagGAATGTCAAAAAGCTATTGTTCACAACCTATTGTCAGTCGTTTTATACAAGTAGCTTGTGGGTGAAGCATACACGAAAAACAATGAACACATTTAgagtacaatacaataatgcATTCAGGATGTTCATGGGATTGCCACGTTTTTGTAGTGCATCtcatatgtttgtattatACAGAGTAGatgatttttatgatatattaaggaaaaaaattttttcaattagggatagaattaataaaaatgataatagtattttaaaagttctcaataatgtacataattttatcaataaaaaatggcTAATAActctaaaatctaaaaataagtatatgtaGTTTTACTAACACTAGAATAAGTACTACTAACAATATATGGGCAATGCTGcctgatataaataaagaaataaataaatatacagggtgtaatcgtaaagtgtgcacaggcgattattccgtaactattgcagacttagagtatataatattacaatagtatagagcgagtgtattgcacaaattgcttattgcgcatcgtaggcagatgagctatagatactatatagatgtgtgtgtgacaaatagggatgggtaggtatcaattgcgtgttgaactgtcgataagttatgtaaataaatatgtatcataagtaaattttatgttcaataagttattaaaggaaaaatatacgaataaagtataaatatgtaattttaaatttgtctaccaactgaataaagtttgtttattccatttgaatattaaatattatatatgaaattttcttgtattaattataagtactttaaaaaaatatgtttaattggaatatcagaaaaacgtgagtactttttaaataataaagttaataaaataaaagatcaggtttagtgctatttctttaataataaatcaaaccataataataatgttttaaaaatggtaaaaaatattaacaaataattaataatttaaaataataaataatattaataatttttttatttaattttatccattctactatcaaaatttagcggttcagaaaatatatcgtaacattacatactttacatttacactacatactttacatttacattcgcattcataatattagaaagtgtatcatacaaaacacaccacaaatatatttataatacatttttaaaagagttttaaattttaagttaaataaataatttgtaaaatatagttcttctagtaaactttatatcgagtacagcgttggtcaggtcacatcactacgatcacgtggcggcagtgaggcgcgcgagcaagcctgcgcgtgtccgcctcTCACCTACCCTTCACCCCCGCGatgctagatttattttcataaaaataagtctaTCAATCGACTTACTGATGGAATGTGATAgtggatttcaattttgtgtattttctagtatcgtttttgcaagatagaacagcacatttcaccatgtttattcgtaatatgaaaaaaaatccagagcaacgcacttcgtgagcactcaaccacgactgcgagcgctcgcggcgggaacgtcgtgttgttcccacctgtgcctactgttcccacttggttgttcgcactctatagatagtatatatactctaagattgcagatatcaaaaaactttatactgatatcgaaagcccTTAACTTAAtaagtaaaatgacaataataactttaaaaaaaaataaaacgggaaatatccaaaaagTTTACATCAAAGTTCAAACAcgccaataataataaagaaaataaaggcgtagggatgtgacgaccccatcgccctcGGCTGGCATATCTACAATAGATATCCCAACCGTGCAGTCAGTCACCCCGCAGGGCACCTTGTGGCgaggtgtcggggagtagcgaccccgcgggaaccgagcgctcccgggggaggtccCTGTCCTCACCTCTGGGCTGTCCCGGTGGCAGTTCGGAGTGAACAATGACGAGGTTCAGAatcccccacctctggcttgcctttgtTGGCCGTCCAGAGTGGAGCCGCCAGAGCTATATGCTCGGGGGTGGAAGTGTCTAATGGCGCAATAGCGGGGAAACCCGCTCCGGGCCCGCGGGCTCGCGATGGTGAAACCGGTGCCGCACCTCTCTACACCCTAGCCGTTCAGctgatgttgcccccttgttgcCACTATCGGTAACCTTTTTGGGAGCCCATCGACCGAACTGGCGAGTCACCGTCTGCCAtagttttcaatttttaatattgaaaaggcaGACGTCCATAGTCCCCATAGACCCAATATACCAGTCCATCTAACACCCCCTCCCATAAcccagttttattcatttccatttttctgcaatagtcctacattggccgcggactgcccagggctgtatctctatagtgcagccatgggcaggctgcggctggtgtcccacaacacattaaattctctaaagggcctctgcgtgttggacctgtgtcccaatgtaagccttccaaaggaccgggtatcatCCTTATAGcgatacccgtgtattatgaagaaaataaaataataaggaaGAGCGAAACCTCCTTACAcaagtattttatttgctCCAAGATTTGCTCCAATCACATATTAGTTCATGACCATTTGTTACTTATAGacgtaaataattttgaattcgaacaaacaaac
Encoded here:
- the LOC123703956 gene encoding 110 kDa antigen-like, whose protein sequence is MVETEETEETEETVVMVETEETEETVVMVETEEMAETEETEETEETEETVVMVETEATEETEEMVETEEMAETEETEETVVMVETEEMVETEETEETEEMVVMEVMVEMEETEEMVETVVMVETEEMAETE
- the LOC123703957 gene encoding 110 kDa antigen-like gives rise to the protein MPEMVAMEAMVETEEMEETEETVAMVEMEETEETEEMEEMEETVETEEMEETGETEEMEETEETEETEETGEMVETEETEETEEMVETEEMEETVVMVATEEMEEMEETEEMEETGEMVETEVMVATEEMEEMGEMVATEEMEETVVMVATVVMVETEEMEETEETEETEEMEETVVMVATVVMVETEEMEETVVMVETEEMEETEETEETEEMVETVVMEAMVEMEETEEMVETVVMVETEEMEETEETEETEEMVETVVMVATEEMEETVV
- the LOC123703958 gene encoding uncharacterized protein LOC123703958, which produces MADGDSPVRSMGSQKVKLLLLGIVGLAYAHPSVECPTDGKQYLLPHEYDCSKFYSCVRGRKHNQAYDCPVNTLFSFEKQTCDQPHLVNCVNSVRSTATLGCPTHFFGVLRLPHENDCGKYYNCVQGNRVLINCEAGKHFNAVTQNCEDPGKAGCDPRLGQDGEDGQDGQDGFGIGAGIAGIGGSGGLSNGGNGGNGGNGGNGGNGGSTHTNGVELLANGCPVDWRIEQLLPHPDCTKFYQCVHGRKVEMPCAPTTFFNFESQVTKI